TCATACATTTGAGCTTTCGTCACTTCCCATGCAAGGCTAATTTTATACTTTGATGATATTGCCGGTAGTTCCAACTTCCAAcccaaaatgaagataaaggtTACCTCCAACGGCTACCAACTGGTTTGGTCGATGTTGACTTCCAATTTGAAAGCCCTTAGAGGGAATTGGAAAGGAAAGGTTACTGAATTCTCATGCTGTTATTCCTGCTTTAGTAATTAAAGCCACTGCACTGCGTATGTACATGCTACTTTAGTTGGTTTTgaattgtttgaattatttcttttcaaaaagttcatattattattattattattattattcaccaTGACATGTCTTTCCCCTTAACCCCCGCTCCCCATTTCAATTTTTGAATGCTGAGAGCCTTAAAAGACCAGGCACTTTTCTTGCCAgtaagatgtaaaaaatgcgTTTTAATTGCCATAATTTGTGTAGGATTGTACGGGCGAAAGTCTGGTACTGTAGTGTTTAATGTGAAACTTACAGATATCTATCTATATTCGCTCAAAGGCCTGAAAGAAGTAAATGAGAAACGGTAGAACCGAGtgctgttttgagatttgaatatcaGTTCAAATTCAAAGAGACACGAAAATATATAGCCTTTGCCCGCTAGGATTGGTGCAGCAAACACATGCAGCACGTCATGCTAGCTCCATTTTTTAGGCCCGTGTGCTGCTGCCCAGAAGGCCAGAACACTCCCCGGTTATGACAAATCCGATAAAGAaaacatcttttaaaaaataatctagtTTTAATTTCCATGTGtcaaaataaatggaaaaaaagtataaaatatatgaaaataaatagataacaAAGATAAATTACAGTATTTGAAGGTAGTGGAAGAGGTAATTTCCCTGTATCTTGGAGAGGAAAGGAAAACTATACCATGGTCTTAGGGGTGAAGGGAAAGGATCATTCCCTCAAGGAAACCGGCCCCATATCTCAAGAGTCAAGATGGCTCCGTCACTTTTAGGCAGTCTGGTCTGGGCCACTCAGAGGTGGCCGGACTAGGTAtccatttttatgttttttagttGTTTATGTAAGTAATGGCGTGGCCCGGCCCATTTAACAGTTCGCTAATGACTTCTTGACGACAGAAcgtaaaatcacaatattaactaaaatcctaaatatttctcataaataaAAGTAGGCAGGAGAGTAATTTGATTTCGGAGCAAATTAACCATGAGattgttttcatatttattaatccataaattaaaaaaaattcaattctcTTAATTAAATAACAATTAATGATTACTTCATAATATTAGTAACAATTATTCTTAAGGATGTGTTCCACACCAAcaatgactcactcaaaaaataGCAGTATAACGATTATCCCAATTGCAAGAGAGTGTCGcaaaataattatgaataaaaattcatatatcttctttttgagaaaagttgtttaaaatcaaaacaCGTGTAAAATAGTGAAGatatttacaaagaaaaaataaaagtaatgatatgtacaatgaataAAAGAGTGTAACGGAAATGAAAAAAGCACCGGCGGTGgaccaaattcatttttttagattttttagtgttgcaaaGAATAGTAAAAGACTAAGATGCAAAACAATAAACTAATAACTAAACTAAACTTGCTGAAATTAATTAACCAAAGGGCaacttattaaactaatttaattaacagcacattaaatattaaatctgAAACTAGCTAAACACCAAATTATAAAACAAGCTAACTAATCAACATTAAGCAAGAAAAACAGGAAATTAACTCTAAATTACCCACCTACTAACCCACAAAAATTGCCAAACTAATTgcaagactcaaaattaattaagctaAGCTAAGCAAAGTGAAATTACAGAAAATTAAACAAAGTGAAATCTAACAATCAAGAAACCAACTAAGATAAGCAATCttaatagaaaattaattatcaaaactGAAATTAATTAAAGTCTAATTAACCCttaataaatctaatatttaatAGAACTAAGAGATTAGCAAAACTAAACTAAGAATTAAGTTAGActagaaaataaattatgtaatgtGAGCTAGAAAACTGAAAAGTACCAAAATCAAGATTTTAGGATTTAATCTTGTATTCAAatcataaattatcaaaatcaatcCATAACCATGCTAATACCTATCTAATGGAAGTTTAAAGGAGTAAGAAAAACAACTAACATCAAGTTTAATGAGTAGGAAATATAATGCCCAAATCAAATGGTTCTAagacaaaaatctaaaaaaatatactataaactttaaactaaaattaaataaaaagtaaaaaatgaaaagagtaaGCCAGACAGCTGGAGATGGAGGTGGCAAGCAGTGAAGGAAGGCTCAGTAGCgacaattggacccctcaaggttCTTCAAGCTGGCAGCTGCGACGCTAGAACTTACTTTTCGCATGTGTGTGCGCATCCAAAACCATAAAGCCCCTCTTTTGTtttcatgtgtttttttttatagtaatgttacatataatcacttttgtatacttcacgtacattttattgatataattgattggattaatttttttaatatataattagttatatcAATAAAGTACACAAAAGAGTATAATGTCACTccacatttttcttcttctttttttgtcttGAGTGTGTGATTactaagaaaggaaaaatatagttacaagcacaattgtgcactaatctgtgcaccaatgtgatgtgattggtcaaaaagtaaattttattgaaaagagtgttaatttaaattttaaatatgaataaatcagtattaatatacaaattaatgtcCGACtatatttgtatgtagcaaagctcaCTAAGAAAACCAAGCTAAAAAGTCTCCTGGGTTCCGCGTGTATTTTGAAAAGAAGCCAAAACAAAATTTTGCGTTTTGCTCCTTCGGTTCCTTTGAGAATAATCCCGTGTGTGCTTGTTGAGAGGAAGGCCCATAGCAGCACGTTGTTGACCTTTTTGACTTTTCCCTTTCCTAATGCTGTTGCTTTTCTTGAcatgaagaagaaatagaaatcagaaaaaaaaaaaaaaaaaaaaaaaaaaaaaagaaggaaaaatataatatcaaagatGTGTTGTGTATGTGAAAACATATTATCTAATTAaatcataaattataaaattaagcataaactatattattaatcaattttaaatcacaacttgaatTTAAGcctcttaatcattttttatctaaaactaataatattaatatcatgaaatatttgaaatatattagttctagatatataaaatatacaataatacATCTCAATCAACCAACAATACGGATGACTTGCAACGAAATGAGAGAGTTGCACGAGGTGTCCAGTTGAACTCCAATGTCTAAGTTAGAGAGAAGTGATCTcaatataagtatataaattagtataataaATGTGTTATCTTTAGATGTTATTTATAGGAGCAAGATGATGACAATAACAACTAATCTCTAACATTTATCTTGAAGACTCTCTATATAAAGTGGAGTGGTTACCTCCCTGATTAATCGGATGTGTTATCTATTCTCATTATATATAATGCATATCAATAAGACCAATCCTTGAGCTCGTAGATTAGTCTCTAGCTCCTTAGACTTAGGCATTTTAATACATGAGCTTGTTCCTTTGAGCCCTAAATACCCCTTCCACTTAGCCTGGTTTAAacgatgagttgagatgagttgaaagttgaataaaatattattagaatattattttttaatattattattatttcgagatttgaaaaaattgaattatttattatattttgtattggaagttagaaaaattataataattaaataagatgagttaGTTTGAGTTGAATTGAGCCTCGTAACCAAACACTGCCCTATTCTTCCACTTATTTACATTTctgtatttgtatatattaaaCCTATATAAACGAGAGAAGTGCTAGAATATAGGTTAAATGATTGAGCCGATTTTTAGTCGActttaaacatatataaatggTGAGTTTACTCACTAATTTGTCTAAGTAATTAATACCCGCCATGCATGCAAAAACCAGAATTGGGAATTCCGTTGATGTTGCGTTTATAGAATTCCTTAATTTAAAGtatacttaaattataaatccAGTTAAGAATATTTAACGTACGTACATCAGccaaaatccaattaaaaacaataagtagagaattaaaaatgattattatgCTTTTAAAATTGATTAGATTGATAAGTGAAGCAACAACGCGCGTCGCTTTTGAATCAAACGACCTatgccaccttgagccttttaCTCGTATAAACCCAGCTCAATCTGTGAAATCGTAGTCAACCACCATATTTGGCATGCATTCACCACTTCCTTAATTTTAAACTGTAACTTTCATGTGTATatcattcaaaaatttcatAAGATTTGCGAGTTTTGCTGCATtttattaagagaaatgatatttgcagtcgtgattgtgcaagcggcgtgcaatcgttttgaaaaaaatgaattaatatgagacctatatgaaaaaaaattaactttttaatcgtggacctcactcttttcaaagcgattgcgcggcgtttgcaattctacgactgtatgtagcattgctcttttaTTAATTAGTTGGTCGTGGTTGAATTGATTATAATAagaattttgttacatacaatcacttttatttatttctttaatttgaattttactgatgtaattagtcaaaatttttattttatattaaaaaaatgacgcaaccaatcacattaataaaattcgTAAAtggtacacaaaaataatttttgttaatataataaatgggtaataaaattaatttactacccatatatatatatatatatatgtagctaCTACCCACGtaacaagtttaaattaatttacaaCTCGGATATATTATAACATTATTCAATCGAACAAGGTCCCATCGTGCCATTAATGACAAAGTTAATTTGTTTGTATTCCTTAATCCTTGCTGAGGTAAGGAAGGACGCAAGACATGAATTGGTTTTCGTTGCATAGCTTGTTTCCCAAGTATATTACTCCAATTCATGTACCGGCAACTACTGCCACCTACCTACATTGAAAATTATTGGGACTGTAGAACCTTATTGGCCAAGTAACCGTTGAGATATATGGCTTGGCTTTATCTATAAAATGGGATCAAGAGTCCCAGAAGAGGAGCATCTGAAAACTCAGCATTATTGACTTGGATTAATTCCGAAGATCTAAGTTCCATTATGGCCGAAGAAGTCTTGCTGTTTGGTGTGTGGGGAAGCCCTTTTAGTCGAAGAGTAGAGATGGCTCTAAAACTGAAAGGAAtccaatacaaatattttgaagaaGACTTAACCAACAAGAGTCCTACCCTTCTCAAATACAACCCCATTCACAAGAAAATTCCGGTCCTGGTACACAATGGAAAGCCTATAGCTGAGTCCCAGGTTATTCTCGAATACATCGATGAGACCTGGAAAGGCTATCCCATATTTCCCAAAGATCCCTACGAGAGAGCCAACGCACGTTTCTGGGCCAAATTCATTGACGAAAAGgtagtttatatatatctttcttccTTGTTGGAATGTTAATTGTgctgttatatattaaaaatattctctAATTTAATTCTGTACTTTTGCAGTGTTTGCCTGGGATATTCAATGCTTGCTGGGGTGAAGAGAAACAGCATGAGAATGCTGTAAAAGAAGCATGTGAACTTCTAAAGCATCTGGAAAACGAGATCGGAGAAAAGAAGTATTTTGGAGGAGAGGCGATTGGATTTCTAGACATTGTTGCTAACTTCATAGGGTTTTGGTTAGGAATATTTGAAGAAGCTTCAGGTACAAAGTTGTTGACAAGAGAGGAATTTCCCAAACTTAGCAACTGGGTTGGTGTGTTCGTGAGCAGCAGTGGCATCAAAGAAAATCTTCCTCCGGCCAGAGACAAATTAATCGCCTACTTTCGAAGTCAATTTGGGACAGGAAGTACCGATGCCAccaaatagaagaagaagaagaagaagagcactTCGTCCGTAACATGCACTCGCAGTTAGTGAAAGAATTATATTTCTATATGTATTTCATGTAATGTAATCTATCTGTACGTGCGTCATAAATAAGTACTTGTGTACGGCTTGTTattttcatgtaattatatttcGTTATCATGTCCTTTTAATTGCCATAATTTGTGTAGGTTGTACGGGCGAATGTCTGTTACTATCGTGTTTAATATGAAACTTACAGATATCTATTCATATTCGCTCAAAGTCCTAAAGAAGTAAATGAGAAACCGAGTgctgttttgagattttttttttttttttgtttttttaatcaagTGGATATTATATAGATCTAGCTCTTTTACAAATTACACAATAGGTGGATCTTTTCCActatgaaattataataaacaagTAGGGATTTGGATTAAAGGGAGATCCACTACAACAAATAGGTTTATTTTCGGGTAAAAATAGTTGTCCAAAAGTCACCAGAAATAATCTAATATTCGCCGCAAATACTTATTTCCGACTAAAAATAATTGTCCGAAAGTCGTCACAAATTTTGAGCCAAGAAAGATTTTTCCCAACTACTCTGGTAATTAACAGtcatatttactatttttattgacaTTTAGTCGCCGGAAATAGTATAAATATTCGCCACAAAAATATCTGGCAACCGcgattcataaattttttttacgattttttttcattatattggTTTTTATCCACTCATATAAAATGAGCTTCTTTTCCTtattcaaagtaaataaaatgtgTCTTTTTCTCACAAGCATTcaagaattaattaaaattttatagattTCATTTCcagcaaataaaatttttcttggccAACAATAAATTTCTTCAATAGCATGAGATCAATTTGgcattttttctaaatattactCATTATCTCATTACAAagatacatatatgtatatatagtatCCATGGAAAATCCAACTATTCTAAGAGTCAAGTGCCTAAGAAAACCACTCAAaagagtattaagctatttctTCTTCCACCTCTTTAGAAGGGAGGGAAGGAGGCTCAAACATGATAAAAGTCCTATAAGTTGAGATTACAACGAGAACAATGAAACACCAAAGAGCCAAGACATGGAGAACTAAAGCTAGCTTcattctattgcaaaaccttccGTAGGAACTACAGGCTTGAGAAAACTCCAAACTGTAAAGAGCATAATACTCCTGCAATATAAAAAAGCATACAATATCAATTAACAACAGCCAAAGATAAGAAAGTTATCAAAGTTACATCATACAATGCAATACATGTACATTCTGGCATCTCTTAAGCTCCTCCTCGTCCACGATATACTCATGCATCACCCAGTCAGTTCGCTCCCCAATTGGTGTACGCCTCCTATAGAAAACCAAGGTCTTTGTTACTCCCAGTACTATCCGAGAGTTGCAGGTAAAACAAAGCTAGAAAGTAGTTAAAACCCAACAAAGATCAGTTCCTTCAAGAACTTTCAACTCCACTTTCAAGAATCAATAATAGCCGATGGGAATAAACAAACCAGAAAATTATTACATGGACAATATAGATAACCCAAATCAATCGATTTCAAGCCTGAAGAGCTGAacttgttaaattttttttttcaattaaaaaacaccaaaaaacaGAACCATCACTTGTATACATTCTAGgtctagaaaatgaaaaaacgGATGCTAATGGTAAACATTCAGCAAATCCCTTTTGATGTGAATCATAACAATCAACTAGTATTTTTACACTtagctacaaaaaaaaaaaaaaaacgtacaaATAGCTTAAACCCCTACTAGAAACCAATCTAATACTTACTGTCAAACAACAAACCACATATATAGATCAACCAACCTAGAGGCATGTCTGAATCAAAAAGTACATGtaatgaaattaaaaagaaatatataccaTCAAATACATGAAACAAGATATAGTCAATTGCCCAACATATATGTCAAACCAAAACCAGTAAATCAAtgaaattttgaacaaaacccAACTAAACCAGACTAAGCACACAAATTGATTATTGTTTCCTCAATTGAGAAAACTCTAATCGGTTGTAGGAACACACAGGTCAAAGTTCACAGATGCTCCATTagcattggttaacccaaaTTACAAAAGAAATCCCCATGACTACTATAATTTACAAAATCCATATATACCTTGGTTGCAGCTTCAAGAACAGTTTCCATGAAAACCAActaaattgtttttaaatatacTATCTGCATAAAACCAAAGTTACaatcacataaacaaaaacaacaatataaatatatctattttgTGCCATTTGAGATGCAAGTAGTACAACAAGAAAATGCCTTATAGAAGTCGCAAACTCACATTTGCAGTACTCAAACTTAACTCCTTAACTCTTTTAGCATATTCCATAGATCTAAATTTATCAGTGATTTGCATCCAACTCTTGTCCATCTAGAAACAAGTAGGGTTGGAAAAGTTGTTTAGTAAGAAATAAATGTGCCAAAGGATATGTCCATAAGCCTATGACCACACTTCTTTTATATACGAGGAcccataaattaatatgaataggCCGTTAGAAGAATTATTTCAGAATGACTCCAAAGACAACCAGAACAGGACGTTTttcaaataactaaaataaaaacaaaacatacacaacTCTAGCCAATTAGGCACTattagtagtagtagtactgaTATAAGTGGTGCATGCAATTCCTAGCTAGGAAACGAGTGGATTCCTATAACAAATTATAACACAACTCCAGTCAAAATTGTAAAGTAATTAAGAATTATGCCAGATTCAGATTAAACCAAACATGCAAAAGTTATAACCAATACCTAAACTGGAATACccaggaaaaaaagaaaaaaaaggttgcTATAATCAAAGATTGAGAATGCGAACCTCAAAATTTTGGCTATCTGAAAACTGATGATGAAATCCTTTGCTAGTGAGCGATGTAGCACACTTTTAGCAGTTGAATCTGTTAAAATGGGGCAAATTTCCATAAGCAGTTGTTTCGgaaaagatgaaaatttaatagtttggtgcttatatatatattgcaaaaaGAATAATAGTTTACTGTCAAATTTCGCATGCATTGAACATACTTGAGCATAAAGAAGAAGAGCCAATAACATAATTACAAACTGAAACTACAAGAGATTTAGGGAATAGAGTATATCCTCACATCTTTGTTTGCATTCACATGCAGAATTCGACGAAGTAGGTAATGTAGGCGGCTGGTTTTAACTCAAATTCTGGGtaaaaatgataatatcatGTTACTCATGATATCCATCCATAGAGCAATTTAACTCAAGAAGCTAGAATTGTTGAGGTAGCAAAGTCAATATGCTTATCACATTAAACAAGGCCAAACTGTTAATTAATCTTAGCGAGTCTCAGGCAACTGGAAAGTCAAGAGAAGAGTAAATGGAATTCTGATTGAAATACAAGCAGggaagggattttttttttctttattgagtAAAGTTAGTGACATGTTTAAATGATGTCTAAaccaataaatttatacatagacCATTTGTTTACAAACTTCATTGAATTAAGTTTTTTTCATAATGAAAAATGAAGTCAGAATTGATGATTGGTAGTGTATTAGGATCAAAACAAATCCAGCAAATGTAAATGAAGTAAACTCCTTGTGAATAGGAACATAAGACCTCACATTGGACATGAACGATCAATTATATAAGGTACTTAGTGATTacctacaaaaaagaaaaagtcatcATGGTTTATATTTCTTTGTCCATGCAATAAGAATCTATTATTGACCAGGGGAAACTAACGAGTGCATTACCTCTTTTGCCATCCATATCAACTGTATATCACTATGAATTCATAGGTTATATATAGTTGATATTGCAATTGCCCGTGGTGGATTAGTTGTTGAGGCTGTGTTGTGTTTCCGGGACACCCATGGCTCATCACAAGGTCAATTAAAAACTCACAGTTCTCATCTGAGTTTTGTGAGTGATTGTTTCAAATATGAAACTTGTGCAACACCTCGTGACTTTGAAATTTATGCTCCAGATGCTTCTTTTGAGGATCCGCTCATGTGTGCTAAAGGGTTggtattgttttttatatttcatattcTATATTGAAGACAAATATGAGCTGGGTGATATATGCCCAAAACTTTGCTATTGAGTGGATACCATGCAAGCTGAAAAACTCACAAATTATATTCCATGACAGTAAAGTTATATGGTGCCTTCAGTTTTTTGTCGTGTGGACCCTGTTAACAGCTAGAAAGTTTTCTGAAAGCCATGGAATGGTGATGGATGATAAGGGTCCTTACCTAGCTTTTGGGAATGCTTATTAGCATTCATCTAAATAGATATAATCTTAGTGTTCCATTTGGTTTACTCGAAGTGTCTAAAATGTTGTTGTTGCTCGGAGGAGCTGCATATCATTTTGTTAGAGATTTTGAAAGCTATATATTGTTGTTGTGCCTCTGCTGTTTTGGCTGTATATCTAGTGTTGCAATCACAACCATATTCGTGATCCATTTTTGGACCCTATTTGTATACTTCCTAATTGGTTGAAGAAGCTACTTTTTGGTGAACTTCATAATTTTAGTCCATTTGTGAATTGTCTCTActaaaattgagaaaatatttgtgCATGTAGAAACAAGAGAAATTAGTTCAACCTATTACTTGATGAGGTAGAATAAAattcttctctatttttggTTTAGGCAATTCAATTTCTATTATAGTTTCTACTATAGATTTAgttctatcatttcttttactTGAATCCCTTTTCAATAGGTTTAAACCCTCCATTTTATACTTCAAACCATTAGAAATTAGTGTTTGTTTGTGAGCCACCTTCTCAAGCTTAAACCAACGTGAACAACCATAGATTACACCAAACCAGTAAAATCTGCAACAGTGAACTAACAACCTATTTCACCTCGACATTTCAAGATCGAGTTGAAAAAGAAATTCCAAAAGCAAAAATTGAAGAGCAAGAACAATAGAATGAAGAAATTTTTATGCGAAGTGGTGTATAATATGGACTAACTAAGCTGACAGAGTAGTGCTTTTTTCTAGTAATATTTGTGGTTCAAAATAAAGTCGTTCAACAGACAGCACAATTAGAAGAAACTGAATGTCTTGAATCCAGGTGAGAattagagagggagagagagagagagcataatTGATAAAGTTAGAGAAGAAACTGACTGGCGTCGACAAGAAGACGGTGTCGGTGGCAACGATCGAAAATTCTCGTGAGAATgttaaatagagagagagagagagagagagagagagagagagagggaaagtggGGAAATTACGGGAGAAGAAGTGATTTAAAAGACTTATTACAGCGACTAGAAGTCGCGATAATAAGTCAAGTTTAAGCGGCTTGAGAAATTGTGGCAAATTTTGTCGCTGCAATAAGTTATTAAAACGACCTACTAAATACGAAACAAAGTTGTATTTGGCAAGCATATTTCCGATGACCAAAACTCGCgggaaaatttatttaattccaaCTCCATTTCCAGATAGCCACAAGATTTCAATTGAAATAGAAATATGAGTTATTTACGGCTATATTAGTGTTGCCGGAAATAAAAATAGCCCAATatgatttctttcttttttgcagtGAGATTTCTATAGACTTTCGTTGCTGCAACCCACTGCACTAGATTATGTACGTATCGATTTgcaaattgatgaattttcctTGCTTTCCAACTTGTAAAggattttaaaagatatttgaTGTCATTGATGATGGGGTTTAGAATCCAGTCTTGGATAGTAGAGGAATTTATAATGGCTTGTATTACCATAATAGAATCTCCTTCAAGAATTATATTCTTTAGTTTCATTCTTTCAGCTTCTTGAATGGCCATAAGTGCTGCTTTGGCTTCCCCTGTGTTCAGATGGGAGCTATGAATCCAGTCTGTTTTGGCAAAGAGAGTTGTCCCTATAGCATCTCAACCTAATGCGGAGATTGTTGTATCCTGTT
This genomic interval from Carya illinoinensis cultivar Pawnee chromosome 10, C.illinoinensisPawnee_v1, whole genome shotgun sequence contains the following:
- the LOC122278340 gene encoding glutathione S-transferase U8-like; translated protein: MAEEVLLFGVWGSPFSRRVEMALKLKGIQYKYFEEDLTNKSPTLLKYNPIHKKIPVLVHNGKPIAESQVILEYIDETWKGYPIFPKDPYERANARFWAKFIDEKCLPGIFNACWGEEKQHENAVKEACELLKHLENEIGEKKYFGGEAIGFLDIVANFIGFWLGIFEEASGTKLLTREEFPKLSNWVGVFVSSSGIKENLPPARDKLIAYFRSQFGTGSTDATK